A single Oncorhynchus mykiss isolate Arlee chromosome 22, USDA_OmykA_1.1, whole genome shotgun sequence DNA region contains:
- the zgc:66484 gene encoding spermine oxidase isoform X2: MSPHSAARVVVVGAGLSGLSAASTLVKAGFQHIQVLEAMGRPGGRVYTTKPFGQNVIELGANWIHGQEANPLFLLAQEQGLLLEERGSASIMCLPGSVTPRDYFFRESRRQLPVDEVEQVCSFFSGLTSRAFESELEPRHSSQSLGGYLDEEFAQSPLAALEDGPRVFEWCKRSECTDEASSSLYEVSASQLGHYVALEGGFFNSLGPGGYQALADTLLDNLPPGALLCDRPVHSIHWALQEEKNHTRPVRVLCQGGQCFMADHVIVTVPLGFLKENAVAMFEPALPKSKADAIERLGFGTVDKIYLRFEDRFWPHDCAGIQLVWDAGPEDEEVYQHSQSEGGAWRDMWYKKICGFDTVARHPTVLCGWITGREAQHMESLDEKIVGEVCVRMLRSFTGWSVPEPAQVLMSKWGSERYVRGSYTYPPPGVDAVREHTALAAPLPLPCEAGNSQAKPLQVLFAGEATHVNFYTTTHGAYMTGIREAQRLIDHYSDSEPRFL, translated from the exons ATGAGTCCACACAGTGCTGCCAGAGTGGTGGTGGTTGGTGCTGGTCTATCAGGCTTATCTGCAGCTTCCACCCTGGTGAAAGCTGGATTTCAGCACATCCAAGTCCTGGAGGCTATGGGCAGGCCCGGAGGCCGGGTCTACACCACAAAACCCTTTGGCCAGAATGTAATTGAGCTGGGGGCCAACTGGATCCACGGTCAGGAGGCCAACCCTCTCTTCCTGCTAGCCCAGGAGCAGGGCCTGCTGCTGGAGGAGAGAGGCTCAGCCAGCATCATGTGCCTGCCAGGCTCTGTCACCCCTAGGGACTACTTCTTCCGGGAAAGCAGGCGACAGCTTCCGGTGGACGAGGTGGAGCAGGTGTGTTCCTTTTTCAGCGGGCTCACCTCCAGGGCCTTCGAATCAGAGTTGGAGCCTAGGCACAGCAGTCAGAGCCTGGGGGGCTACCTGGACGAGGAGTTCGCCCAGTCACCCCTGGCGGCCTTGGAGGACGGCCCGAGGGTATTTGAGTGGTGCAAGAGGAGCGAATGCACGGATGAGGCCAGCTCCTCCCTCTATGAGGTGTCTGCCTCGCAGCTGGGTCACTATGTGGCCTTGGAGGGGGGCTTCTTCAATTCTCTGGGCCCCGGAGGCTATCAGGCCCTAGCAGACACCCTCTTGGACAACCTTCCGCCTGGAGCCTTGCTGTGTGACAGGCCGGTACACAGCATCCACTGGGCCCTGCAGGAGGAGAAGAACCACACCCGTCCAGTCAGAGTGCTGTGCCAGGGGGGCCAGTGCTTCATGGCAGACCACGTCATCGTGACCGTCCCTTTAGGCTTCCTGAAAGAGAATGCAGTGGCCATGTTTGAGCCAGCCCTCCCCAAGTCCAAGGCCGACGCCATTGAGAGACTGGGCTTTGGCACGGTGGACAAGATTTACCTGCGGTTCGAGGACAGGTTCTGGCCCCACGATTGTGCCGGGATCCAGCTGGTGTGGGACGCTGGGCCTGAGGATGAGGAGGTATACCAGCACTCTCAGTCAGAGGGTGGGGCCTGGAGAGACATGTGGTATAAGAAGATCTGTGGCTTTGACACGGTGGCCCGCCATCCCACAGTCCTCTGCGGCTGGATCACAGGCCGGGAGGCCCAACACATGGAGAGCCTGGACGAAAAGATAGTGGGAGaggtgtgtgtaag AATGCTTAGGTCCTTCACTGGCTGGTCAGTACCAGAGCCAGCCCAGGTCCTGATGTCCAAGTGGGGGAGTGAGCGTTATGTCCGTGGGTCATATACGTACCCCCCTCCAGGAGTGGACGCTGTGAGGGAACACACAGCCCTGGCAGCCCCTCTTCCTTTGCCCTGTGAGGCTGGAAACTCACAGGCAAAG CCTCTTCAGGTGCTGTTTGCTGGCGAGGCCACCCACGTGAACTTCTACACCACCACTCATGGGGCCTACATGACGGGCATCAGAGAAGCACAAAGACTCATTGACCATTACTCCGATAGTGAGCCCCGATTCCTCTAA
- the zgc:66484 gene encoding spermine oxidase isoform X1 — translation MLSKSTQETAHCRMSPHSAARVVVVGAGLSGLSAASTLVKAGFQHIQVLEAMGRPGGRVYTTKPFGQNVIELGANWIHGQEANPLFLLAQEQGLLLEERGSASIMCLPGSVTPRDYFFRESRRQLPVDEVEQVCSFFSGLTSRAFESELEPRHSSQSLGGYLDEEFAQSPLAALEDGPRVFEWCKRSECTDEASSSLYEVSASQLGHYVALEGGFFNSLGPGGYQALADTLLDNLPPGALLCDRPVHSIHWALQEEKNHTRPVRVLCQGGQCFMADHVIVTVPLGFLKENAVAMFEPALPKSKADAIERLGFGTVDKIYLRFEDRFWPHDCAGIQLVWDAGPEDEEVYQHSQSEGGAWRDMWYKKICGFDTVARHPTVLCGWITGREAQHMESLDEKIVGEVCVRMLRSFTGWSVPEPAQVLMSKWGSERYVRGSYTYPPPGVDAVREHTALAAPLPLPCEAGNSQAKPLQVLFAGEATHVNFYTTTHGAYMTGIREAQRLIDHYSDSEPRFL, via the exons ATGCTATCGAAATCAACACAG GAGACAGCTCACTGCAGAATGAGTCCACACAGTGCTGCCAGAGTGGTGGTGGTTGGTGCTGGTCTATCAGGCTTATCTGCAGCTTCCACCCTGGTGAAAGCTGGATTTCAGCACATCCAAGTCCTGGAGGCTATGGGCAGGCCCGGAGGCCGGGTCTACACCACAAAACCCTTTGGCCAGAATGTAATTGAGCTGGGGGCCAACTGGATCCACGGTCAGGAGGCCAACCCTCTCTTCCTGCTAGCCCAGGAGCAGGGCCTGCTGCTGGAGGAGAGAGGCTCAGCCAGCATCATGTGCCTGCCAGGCTCTGTCACCCCTAGGGACTACTTCTTCCGGGAAAGCAGGCGACAGCTTCCGGTGGACGAGGTGGAGCAGGTGTGTTCCTTTTTCAGCGGGCTCACCTCCAGGGCCTTCGAATCAGAGTTGGAGCCTAGGCACAGCAGTCAGAGCCTGGGGGGCTACCTGGACGAGGAGTTCGCCCAGTCACCCCTGGCGGCCTTGGAGGACGGCCCGAGGGTATTTGAGTGGTGCAAGAGGAGCGAATGCACGGATGAGGCCAGCTCCTCCCTCTATGAGGTGTCTGCCTCGCAGCTGGGTCACTATGTGGCCTTGGAGGGGGGCTTCTTCAATTCTCTGGGCCCCGGAGGCTATCAGGCCCTAGCAGACACCCTCTTGGACAACCTTCCGCCTGGAGCCTTGCTGTGTGACAGGCCGGTACACAGCATCCACTGGGCCCTGCAGGAGGAGAAGAACCACACCCGTCCAGTCAGAGTGCTGTGCCAGGGGGGCCAGTGCTTCATGGCAGACCACGTCATCGTGACCGTCCCTTTAGGCTTCCTGAAAGAGAATGCAGTGGCCATGTTTGAGCCAGCCCTCCCCAAGTCCAAGGCCGACGCCATTGAGAGACTGGGCTTTGGCACGGTGGACAAGATTTACCTGCGGTTCGAGGACAGGTTCTGGCCCCACGATTGTGCCGGGATCCAGCTGGTGTGGGACGCTGGGCCTGAGGATGAGGAGGTATACCAGCACTCTCAGTCAGAGGGTGGGGCCTGGAGAGACATGTGGTATAAGAAGATCTGTGGCTTTGACACGGTGGCCCGCCATCCCACAGTCCTCTGCGGCTGGATCACAGGCCGGGAGGCCCAACACATGGAGAGCCTGGACGAAAAGATAGTGGGAGaggtgtgtgtaag AATGCTTAGGTCCTTCACTGGCTGGTCAGTACCAGAGCCAGCCCAGGTCCTGATGTCCAAGTGGGGGAGTGAGCGTTATGTCCGTGGGTCATATACGTACCCCCCTCCAGGAGTGGACGCTGTGAGGGAACACACAGCCCTGGCAGCCCCTCTTCCTTTGCCCTGTGAGGCTGGAAACTCACAGGCAAAG CCTCTTCAGGTGCTGTTTGCTGGCGAGGCCACCCACGTGAACTTCTACACCACCACTCATGGGGCCTACATGACGGGCATCAGAGAAGCACAAAGACTCATTGACCATTACTCCGATAGTGAGCCCCGATTCCTCTAA